A genomic region of Macrobrachium nipponense isolate FS-2020 chromosome 40, ASM1510439v2, whole genome shotgun sequence contains the following coding sequences:
- the LOC135212165 gene encoding putative nuclease HARBI1 isoform X1, which translates to MSSLDDNLVAIALACCLKVKTRKRKIWSKHWLRKRQKYSHVNLMKELALEKDDWFNYMRMDHDTYLELLSQVSPLIEKKDTCMREAISPHERLSATLRFLATGRTYSDLKFTTIISQPSLSAIIPETCAAIYKCLGPKYLKFPSTQHEWEEIPKEFERVWNFPHCVGAVDGKHVKIVPPPESGSFYYNYKGFHSMVLMCIANAKYEFILCDFGINGRISDGGVINRTTFYDKLCKGHLNLPQENKIEGSEKYYLMCFIGDEAFAMRTDFLRPFSQKDLSYERRIFNYRLSRARRIIENVFGILVSRFRIFQTAINLLPRNTKNVVLACCALHNFLRAKCIRHSIPDESDEQAEDNMSQVEQSLAGLQRGTMRNTPNAAKKVRDTFMNHFNNEGKVAWQDNV; encoded by the exons ATGTCTTCTCTCGACGACAATCTCGTTGCTATTGCTCTAGCGTGCTGTTTGaaggtgaaaacaagaaaaaggaagatttgGTCCAAACATTGGCTGCGTAAACGACAAAAATACTCTCATGTTAACTTAATGAAGGAACTAGCACTAGAAAAAGATGACTGGTTTAACTACATGCGAATGGATCATGACACATATTTGGAACTCTTAAGTCAGGTATcacctttaatagaaaaaaaggacacttgCATGAGAGAAGCAATTAGTCCACATGAGCGTCTTTCAGCcactttgagatttcttgctacaGGAAGAACATATAGCGATCTAAAGTTTACAACAATTATATCGCAGCCTTCTCTCAGTGCAATAATCCCAGAAACATGTGCAGCAATCTACAAATGTTTAGGCCCAAAATATCtgaag tttccatcaACACAGCATGAGTGGGAAGAAATCCCAAAGGAGTTTGAGAGAGTCTGGAATTTTCCACACTGTGTCGGAGCTGTGGATGGCAAACATGTCAAGATTGTGCCACCTCCAGAATCAGGATCATTCTACTACAATTACAAGGGTTTCCATAGTATGGTACTAATGTGCATTGCCAATGCAAAGTATGAATTTATTCTTTGTGATTTCGGCATCAATGGACGAATTTCAGACGGAGGGGTAATAAACAGGACCACTTTTTATGACAAATTGTGCAAAGGACATTTAAATCTTCcgcaagaaaataaaattgaaggttCTGAAAAGTATTACCTTATGTGTTTTATAGGCGATGAAGCTTTTGCTATGAGAACTGACTTTTTAAGACCCTTTAGTCAAAAGGACTTATCATATGAGAGAAGGATCTTTAATTATCGCCTGAGCAGGGCTCGCAGAATTATCGAAAACGTGTTTGGAATTTTGGTTTCGCGCTTTCGTATCTTTCAAACTGCTATAAATTTATTGCCAAGAAATACTAAAAATGTAGTATTGGCTTGTTGTGCACTTCATAATTTTTTACGTGCAAAATGTATCAGGCATTCTATCCCAGATGAGTCTGATGAACAAGCTGAAGATAATATGAGTCAAGTCGAACAATCACTAGCAGGCTTGCAAAGAGGGACTATGAGAAATACCCCCAATGCTGCTAAGAAAGTACGAGATACATTCATGAATCACTTTAATAACGAAGGAAAAGTTGCATGGCAGGACAATGTATAA
- the LOC135212165 gene encoding putative nuclease HARBI1 isoform X2, giving the protein MSSLDDNLVAIALACCLKVKTRKRKIWSKHWLRKRQKYSHVNLMKELALEKDDWFNYMRMDHDTYLELLSQVSPLIEKKDTCMREAISPHERLSATLRFLATGRTYSDLKFTTIISQPSLSAIIPETCAAIYKCLGPKYLKHEWEEIPKEFERVWNFPHCVGAVDGKHVKIVPPPESGSFYYNYKGFHSMVLMCIANAKYEFILCDFGINGRISDGGVINRTTFYDKLCKGHLNLPQENKIEGSEKYYLMCFIGDEAFAMRTDFLRPFSQKDLSYERRIFNYRLSRARRIIENVFGILVSRFRIFQTAINLLPRNTKNVVLACCALHNFLRAKCIRHSIPDESDEQAEDNMSQVEQSLAGLQRGTMRNTPNAAKKVRDTFMNHFNNEGKVAWQDNV; this is encoded by the exons ATGTCTTCTCTCGACGACAATCTCGTTGCTATTGCTCTAGCGTGCTGTTTGaaggtgaaaacaagaaaaaggaagatttgGTCCAAACATTGGCTGCGTAAACGACAAAAATACTCTCATGTTAACTTAATGAAGGAACTAGCACTAGAAAAAGATGACTGGTTTAACTACATGCGAATGGATCATGACACATATTTGGAACTCTTAAGTCAGGTATcacctttaatagaaaaaaaggacacttgCATGAGAGAAGCAATTAGTCCACATGAGCGTCTTTCAGCcactttgagatttcttgctacaGGAAGAACATATAGCGATCTAAAGTTTACAACAATTATATCGCAGCCTTCTCTCAGTGCAATAATCCCAGAAACATGTGCAGCAATCTACAAATGTTTAGGCCCAAAATATCtgaag CATGAGTGGGAAGAAATCCCAAAGGAGTTTGAGAGAGTCTGGAATTTTCCACACTGTGTCGGAGCTGTGGATGGCAAACATGTCAAGATTGTGCCACCTCCAGAATCAGGATCATTCTACTACAATTACAAGGGTTTCCATAGTATGGTACTAATGTGCATTGCCAATGCAAAGTATGAATTTATTCTTTGTGATTTCGGCATCAATGGACGAATTTCAGACGGAGGGGTAATAAACAGGACCACTTTTTATGACAAATTGTGCAAAGGACATTTAAATCTTCcgcaagaaaataaaattgaaggttCTGAAAAGTATTACCTTATGTGTTTTATAGGCGATGAAGCTTTTGCTATGAGAACTGACTTTTTAAGACCCTTTAGTCAAAAGGACTTATCATATGAGAGAAGGATCTTTAATTATCGCCTGAGCAGGGCTCGCAGAATTATCGAAAACGTGTTTGGAATTTTGGTTTCGCGCTTTCGTATCTTTCAAACTGCTATAAATTTATTGCCAAGAAATACTAAAAATGTAGTATTGGCTTGTTGTGCACTTCATAATTTTTTACGTGCAAAATGTATCAGGCATTCTATCCCAGATGAGTCTGATGAACAAGCTGAAGATAATATGAGTCAAGTCGAACAATCACTAGCAGGCTTGCAAAGAGGGACTATGAGAAATACCCCCAATGCTGCTAAGAAAGTACGAGATACATTCATGAATCACTTTAATAACGAAGGAAAAGTTGCATGGCAGGACAATGTATAA
- the LOC135212166 gene encoding uncharacterized protein LOC135212166, protein MASSCASDFLSDFIEIYRNEPCLWFIKSKDYSNREVRNAAYGKLVNKLQEIDPSANKDTVVKKINNLRSSYNKELKKVQASKSLGSGSDSIYTPKLSYFHLMHFIKDQNVECEPSVSNMSLNTQEINEEQSQEDDLTEEGETQHEDDSSLLPSRHTTSVLPAPPKRRRSVQGKADHVLDLVAKRMEAPPNSEYDVFGMYVAKRLQSLHLANPGMYPVVKKLINDAIFEGEMGTLTPYSRIAQNQAPSLSSTPAPTPSPSHYQAPSLSSTPAPTPSPSHYQAPSLSSTPVPTLSPRADYNYETYDILQM, encoded by the exons ATGGCAAGCTcttgcgccagtgatttcttgaGTGACTTCATAGAAATTTATCGAAATGAGCCATGTTTGTGGTTCATTAAATCTAAGGATTATTCAAACAGAGAAGTGAGAAATGCAGCATAtggtaaattagtaaataaacttcaaGAAATTGATCCTAGTGCTAATAAAGATACTGttgttaagaaaataaacaacttgAGGAGCTCATACAATAAAGAACTTAAAAAAGTGCAAGCGTCTAAAAGTTTGGGGAGCGGTTCAGACTCCATTTATACGCCAAAACTCTCATATTTTCATCTGATGCATTTCATCAAAGACCAAAATGTGGAATGTGAACCATCTGTTTCAAACATGAGCCTTAAtacacaggaaataaatgaagag cAATCTCAAGAAGACGATCTTACTGAAGAGGGAGAAACCCAACATGAGGATGATTCATCGCTACTGCCTTCACGGCATACTACATCAGTCCTACCGGCACCACCAAAAAGGCGCAGATCGGTACAAGGCAAAGCTGATCACGTTTTGGACCTTGTAGCAAAAAGGATGGAAGCACCTCCAAATTCGGAATATGATGTGTTTGGTATGTATGTGGCTAAAAGGTTACAAAGCTTGCATTTAGCAAACCCGGGGATGTATCCGGTTGTTAAAAAGCTAATAAATGACGCTATCTTCGAGGGTGAAATGGGCACATTGACGCCCTATTCACGAATTGCCCAAAACCAAGCTCCATCTCTATCTAGCACTCCTGCACCTACTCCAAGCCCAAGTCATTACCAAGCTCCATCTCTATCTAGCACTCCTGCACCTACTCCAAGCCCAAGTCATTACCAAGCTCCATCTCTGTCTAGCACTCCTGTACCTACTCTAAGCCCAAGAGCAGATTACAATTATGAGACATATGATATTCTCCAAATGTAA